From the genome of Miscanthus floridulus cultivar M001 chromosome 10, ASM1932011v1, whole genome shotgun sequence, one region includes:
- the LOC136488273 gene encoding uncharacterized protein, which produces MGKEVWDSLKARFVGAKCVKDARLQTLKAEFDALKMKEEETIDEFTGKLTVMSVKYGNLGGTLEDLAMVKKLFDTVPDRFIHVIAGIEQFYDLKTLAHYSLKLSGSHARRSRVEKVLEAGGLRAMAAEVVDVVVVAAGEVSGGRGDAGKESTEKRDKSHIKCFKCHCYGHYANRCPGEKKKDEEAHHARTVVMEPAVLLAETEEQGPLEPALCTNLHTEVMLEEKKVLPELYFVGEGEVMNDVWYLDNGASNHMTGDHHKFRDMDQTATGKPNKPGSLFQGQCLWKADEPLQLVHVDLCGPITPSTLAGNKYFMLLVDDCTRWTTVYMLKSKDQAVDAFIKFRAEARIKHQFTAPYTPQQNGVVERKNRSVMEMARSLLKSMEIPGIFWAEAVRHSVYLLNRLPTKSMGYRTPYEGWNGRKPHLGHVRIFCCKGHVKVVGTHLKKLDDRSIPMVYFGIEEGSKAHRMFNPKTNKIVVSRDVVFEETVKWSWEAVNDENFSENRDEKDGQFFSGDYNYLDGGVGDGHDAQDVSETGGASSGGEESAVGGNGNDDDIDSQSASEENPTTEQEPVTP; this is translated from the exons ATGGGGAAGGAAGTATGGGACTCTCTGAAGGCGAGGTTTGTGGGCGCTAAGTGTGTCAAGGACGCGCGCCTGCAGACCCTCAAGGCAGAGTTTGATGCgctgaagatgaaggaggaggagaCTATCGATGAGTTCACCGGAAAACTGACAGTTATGTCAGTCAAGTATGGGAACCTAGGCGGGACATTGGAGGACTTGGCCATGGTGAAGAAGTTGTTCGACACCGTGCCTGACAGATTCATTCATGTCATAGCCGGGATCGAACAGTTCTATGATCTCAAAACTTTGGC GCATTACTCACTCAAGCTGAGTGGGAGTCACGCCAGAAGAAGTCGAGTGGAGAAGGTTCTGGAGGCGGGAGGTCTCCGAGCAATGGCGGCCGAGGTCGTGGACGTGGTCGTGGTGGCGGCTGGGGAGGTCAGTGGTGGACGCGGCGATGCGGGGAAGGAAAGCACTGAGAAGCGTGACAAAAGTCACATCAAGTGTtttaagtgccattgctatgggCACTATGCCAACCGCTGTCCCggtgagaagaagaaggacgaggagGCGCACCATGCGAGGACGGTGGTGATGGAGCCAGCAGTGCTGCTCGCGGAAACTGAGGAGCAGGGACCGCTCGAGCCTGCACTGTGCACTAACCTGCATACTGAAGTGATGCTGGAGGAGAAGAAAGTGTTGCCGGAGCTGTACTTTGTCGGCGAGGGGGAGGTCATGAACGATGTCTGGTACCTAGACAATGGTGCCAGCAATCACATGACTGGAGATCACCACAAGTTCAGGGACATGGACCAGACTGCTACTGGCAAG CCAAACAAACCAGGAAGCCTTTTCCAAGGTCAGTGCTTGTGGAAAGCAGATGAACCACTTCAGCTTGTGCATGTAGATCTTTGTGGGCCCATTACTCCATCCACATTAGCAGGCAACAAATATTTCATGCTTCTAGTGGATGACTGCACTAGATGGACTACAGTGTACATGCTGAAGTCAAAGGATCAGGCTGTTGATGCTTTCATCAAGTTCAGAGCAGAG GCTAGGATCAAACATCAGTTTACAGCACCTTACACTCCACAGCAAAATGGagtggttgagaggaagaacaGGTCTGTGATGGAGATGGCTAGATCCCTGTTGAAGAGCATGGAAATCCCTGGGATATTCTGGGCAGAAGCTGTTAGGCATTCAGTGTACCTGCTAAACAGACTTCCAACAAAGTCCATGGGGTACAGAACACCATATGAGGGTTGGAATGGAAGAAAACCTCATCTGGGGCATGTAAGAATTTTTTGTTGCAAAGGACATGTGAAAGTTGTGGGGACACATCTAAAAAAACTTGATGATAGAAGCATACCAATGGTCTATTTTGGTATAGAAGAAGGCAGCAAAGCTCATAGAATGTTCAATCCAAAAACAAACAAGATTGTGGTTAGCAGGGATGTTGTGTTTGAGGAGACAGTGAAATGGAGCTGGGAAGCTGTTAATGATGAAAATTTTTCTGAAAACAGAGATGAGAAGGATGGTCAATTCTTCTCTGGTGATTATAACTATCTTGATGGTGGTGTTGGTGATGGACATGATGCTCAGGATGTCAGTGAGACAGGGGGAGCAAGTAGTGGTGGAGAGGAATCTGCAGTTGGAGGAAATGGAAATGATGATGACATTGACAGTCAGTCAGCGTCTGAAGAAAATCCGACAACAGAGCAGGAGCCAGTGACTCCATAA